Proteins from a single region of Hymenobacter aquaticus:
- a CDS encoding glycine zipper domain-containing protein: MKTFKVYMVMLLAFFMLGTTATSVQAQDAPKKGWSKKAKGAAIGGGAGVVGGAVVGGTKGAIIGGVAGAAAGGLIGRKKDKKKDPVRHAEYTRKD, translated from the coding sequence ATGAAAACGTTCAAGGTATATATGGTCATGCTGCTGGCCTTCTTCATGCTCGGCACCACTGCCACTTCGGTTCAGGCTCAGGATGCTCCTAAGAAGGGCTGGAGCAAAAAAGCAAAAGGCGCGGCCATTGGCGGCGGAGCCGGCGTGGTGGGTGGCGCCGTGGTGGGTGGCACCAAAGGCGCCATCATCGGGGGCGTGGCCGGTGCCGCGGCCGGGGGCCTGATTGGCCGTAAGAAAGACAAGAAAAAAGACCCGGTTCGTCACGCTGAATACACGCGCAAAGACTAA
- a CDS encoding pirin family protein: MNHRIIRAAERGLKDIGWLQSNFSLSFSNYYNPDRAGFGLLRVFNDDFVQPGNGFGLHAHANMEIISVMLAGRMNHIDSMGYREEVATDSVQIMSAGSGLRHEEHNIGDDEVNFLQIWIEPKLQNVTPRYQKRSFPAEKRRNQLTAIVSNEEGTAHVWINQNAKLSLGYFDAGQTVSYSLNPLNKCVFVFLMEGEVKVNGQLLNQRDSIGLWDTDSVIIACGELSKFIVIEAPINH; encoded by the coding sequence ATGAACCACCGCATCATCCGGGCCGCCGAGCGGGGCCTCAAGGACATTGGCTGGCTGCAAAGCAACTTCTCGCTGAGCTTCAGCAACTATTACAACCCCGATAGGGCGGGCTTCGGCCTGCTGCGGGTGTTCAACGACGACTTCGTGCAGCCCGGCAACGGCTTCGGCCTGCACGCCCACGCCAACATGGAAATCATTTCGGTGATGCTGGCCGGGCGCATGAATCATATTGACTCGATGGGCTACCGCGAGGAAGTGGCCACCGACTCGGTGCAGATCATGAGTGCCGGCAGCGGCCTGCGCCACGAGGAGCACAACATCGGCGACGACGAGGTCAACTTCCTGCAGATCTGGATTGAGCCCAAGCTGCAAAACGTGACGCCGCGCTACCAGAAACGCAGCTTTCCGGCCGAAAAGCGCCGCAACCAGCTCACCGCCATCGTCAGCAACGAGGAAGGCACGGCCCACGTCTGGATCAACCAGAACGCCAAGCTGAGCCTGGGCTACTTCGATGCTGGGCAAACGGTGAGTTATTCGCTCAACCCGCTCAACAAGTGCGTGTTCGTATTTCTGATGGAGGGCGAGGTGAAAGTAAACGGCCAGCTGCTGAACCAGCGCGACAGTATCGGGCTCTGGGATACCGACTCCGTAATCATTGCCTGCGGCGAGCTAAGCAAGTTTATCGTCATCGAAGCGCCCATCAACCACTAG
- the nfi gene encoding deoxyribonuclease V (cleaves DNA at apurinic or apyrimidinic sites), giving the protein MYRPYHPPADPQLVRELTQTQQELRTHVRLLPLTHEPEFIAGCDSSFPTPETILSVFVVLRFPSLELVEKVYHTGPVEVPYVPGFLSFREAPNVLRAYEKLSRKPDIIMVDGHGIAHPRRMGIAAHIGVMLDTPTFGVAKQKLTGSFPEPAITRGSISPLTDKTGELLGEVIRSKDKVLPLFVSPGHRCDQATATRLTLACLRGYKLPEPTRLADHWAEEFKKELR; this is encoded by the coding sequence TTGTACCGCCCCTACCACCCGCCCGCCGACCCGCAGCTTGTGCGCGAGCTGACCCAGACCCAGCAGGAGCTGCGCACCCACGTGCGCCTGCTGCCCCTCACCCACGAGCCCGAGTTTATTGCCGGCTGCGACTCGTCGTTTCCCACCCCCGAAACCATTCTGTCGGTGTTCGTGGTGCTGCGGTTTCCGTCGCTGGAGCTGGTCGAGAAGGTGTACCATACCGGGCCGGTGGAGGTGCCCTACGTGCCGGGCTTCCTCTCGTTTCGGGAGGCGCCCAACGTGCTGCGGGCCTACGAAAAGTTGAGCCGCAAGCCCGACATCATCATGGTCGACGGGCACGGCATTGCCCACCCGCGCCGCATGGGCATTGCGGCCCACATCGGCGTCATGCTGGATACGCCCACCTTTGGCGTGGCCAAGCAGAAGCTCACCGGCAGCTTCCCCGAGCCAGCCATTACCAGGGGCAGCATCAGCCCCCTCACCGATAAAACCGGCGAGCTGCTGGGCGAGGTTATCCGTTCCAAAGACAAGGTGCTGCCGCTGTTCGTGAGCCCCGGCCACCGCTGCGACCAGGCCACGGCCACCCGCCTCACCCTGGCCTGCCTGCGCGGCTACAAGCTGCCCGAGCCCACCCGCCTGGCCGACCACTGGGCCGAGGAGTTCAAGAAGGAGCTGCGCTAA
- a CDS encoding winged helix-turn-helix transcriptional regulator codes for MAVSQEKIIADCPFRQTLDVLEGKWKFAIIHSLLLHGTMRFKALERDVAGITARMLIKELKLLEAHGIVSRRAYATVPPTVEYTLTECGQSLEPVIQAIQAWGVQNRDVISQRKKAEAADNTRAASAGK; via the coding sequence ATGGCCGTAAGTCAGGAAAAAATAATTGCGGATTGCCCGTTCCGGCAGACCCTCGACGTGCTGGAAGGCAAGTGGAAGTTTGCCATTATCCACAGTCTGCTGCTGCACGGCACCATGCGCTTCAAGGCGCTGGAGCGGGATGTGGCCGGCATTACGGCCCGCATGCTCATCAAGGAGCTGAAGCTGCTCGAAGCCCACGGCATCGTGAGCCGGCGGGCCTACGCCACCGTGCCGCCCACCGTGGAATACACCCTGACCGAGTGCGGGCAGTCGTTGGAGCCGGTTATTCAGGCTATCCAGGCCTGGGGCGTGCAAAACCGGGACGTCATCAGCCAACGCAAAAAAGCCGAAGCCGCCGACAACACGCGGGCGGCTTCGGCCGGAAAGTAG
- a CDS encoding glutamate--tRNA ligase family protein, translating to MPYSSPVVSRLAPTPSGYLHLGNAVNFVLTWLIVRRSYGVLHLRIDDLDRARLRPAYLENIFRTIEWLGIDYDHGPSGPADFERHFSQLHRLSEYQQFLDELGRQPELLYACTCSRTQILAASPTGLYAGDCRAKALGLDTPQAAWRAHVAPGTLVSFNDLWLGPLALELARELGDFVVRKKDGVPAYQIGSIVDDVRLGVTLIVRGVDLLPSTAAQRWLAGFSAATTPFLHTRLVHHPLLPGPDGGKLSKSQQQPLERGIMAEAASPRPVFEAVARLLNLPVEAGRSLRALRGAFENAAIG from the coding sequence ATGCCGTATTCATCTCCCGTCGTGTCGCGCCTGGCGCCCACGCCCAGCGGGTATCTGCACCTGGGCAACGCCGTCAACTTCGTGCTGACCTGGCTGATCGTGCGCCGCAGCTACGGGGTGCTGCACCTGCGCATCGACGACCTGGACCGGGCCCGGCTGCGGCCGGCGTATCTGGAGAACATCTTCCGCACCATCGAGTGGCTGGGTATCGACTACGACCACGGCCCCAGCGGCCCCGCCGATTTTGAGCGCCACTTCTCCCAGCTGCACCGCCTAAGCGAGTACCAGCAGTTTCTGGACGAGCTGGGCCGGCAGCCGGAGCTGCTGTACGCCTGCACCTGCTCCCGCACCCAGATTCTGGCTGCGTCGCCCACGGGGCTGTATGCCGGCGACTGCCGGGCCAAAGCCCTGGGCCTGGATACGCCCCAGGCGGCCTGGCGGGCCCACGTAGCGCCGGGCACCCTGGTTTCCTTCAACGATTTGTGGCTGGGGCCCCTGGCCCTGGAGCTGGCCCGGGAGCTGGGCGACTTCGTGGTGCGCAAAAAGGATGGCGTGCCGGCCTACCAGATCGGCTCCATCGTCGACGACGTGCGCCTGGGCGTCACCCTGATTGTGCGCGGCGTCGATTTGCTGCCCAGCACGGCCGCCCAGCGCTGGCTGGCGGGCTTCTCAGCCGCTACTACTCCGTTTCTGCACACCCGGCTGGTGCACCACCCGCTGCTGCCGGGGCCCGACGGCGGGAAGCTGTCGAAGTCGCAGCAACAGCCGCTGGAGCGCGGTATTATGGCTGAGGCGGCGTCGCCCCGGCCGGTGTTCGAGGCCGTGGCCCGGCTGCTGAATCTGCCCGTGGAGGCCGGCCGCTCGCTGCGGGCGTTGCGGGGCGCGTTTGAAAACGCGGCTATTGGGTAG
- a CDS encoding serine hydrolase, giving the protein MKHFFSFCLLVVLLCGVPAAAQQLYYPPLAGTTWATVSPQSLGWCAPAQDSLLAFLGRKNTKSFLILKDGRLALEHYFGTYTQDSVWYWASAGKSLTAVLVGLAQQEGLMSIEDSTSRFLGRGWTTAPAAKERLIRLRHQLTMTTGLDETPPPPCDNESSTPGCLRYRTDAGTRWAYHTGAYRLLQDEIAAASGLTANQFTNQRLGSRIGMVGLWYNYVYYSRARDMARFGLFVLSRGSWNGTAILRDTAYFRRMTTPSQAFNRSYGYLWWLNGQASYMLPQSQLTLPGPLVPTAPTDLIAALGKNDQKIYVVPSLGLVVVRQGQSAEASKLAVSSFDTELWRYIMQLYCKPLATTDGPSPVLLELYPNPAGQQLTIRPYRAGADQQLRCTDLLGRQMSRQPLPAAGLTLPVAAWPAGTYLVQVLDARGAVLSSQRVSKQP; this is encoded by the coding sequence ATGAAACACTTTTTCTCTTTTTGCCTGCTGGTGGTCCTGCTCTGCGGGGTGCCGGCCGCGGCGCAGCAGCTGTACTATCCGCCCCTGGCCGGTACCACCTGGGCCACGGTGTCGCCCCAGTCGCTGGGCTGGTGTGCCCCGGCCCAGGATTCGCTGCTGGCTTTTCTGGGGCGTAAGAATACGAAGTCGTTTCTGATTCTCAAGGACGGCCGCCTGGCCCTGGAGCACTACTTCGGCACCTACACCCAGGACTCGGTGTGGTACTGGGCCTCGGCGGGCAAGTCGCTGACGGCGGTGCTCGTGGGCCTGGCCCAGCAGGAAGGCCTTATGAGCATTGAAGACTCAACGTCGCGCTTTCTGGGCCGGGGCTGGACCACGGCCCCCGCCGCCAAGGAGCGCCTGATCCGGCTGCGCCACCAGCTCACGATGACCACCGGCCTCGACGAGACCCCGCCCCCGCCCTGCGACAACGAAAGCTCCACGCCCGGCTGCCTGCGCTACCGCACCGACGCGGGCACCCGCTGGGCCTACCACACCGGGGCCTACCGCCTGCTACAGGATGAAATTGCCGCCGCCAGCGGCCTGACGGCCAACCAATTTACCAATCAGCGCCTGGGCAGCCGCATCGGCATGGTGGGGCTGTGGTATAACTACGTGTACTACAGTCGGGCCCGCGACATGGCCCGCTTCGGCCTGTTCGTCCTGAGCCGGGGCAGCTGGAACGGCACGGCCATCCTGCGCGACACGGCCTATTTCCGCCGCATGACCACGCCCTCCCAGGCCTTCAACCGCTCCTACGGCTACCTGTGGTGGCTCAACGGGCAGGCCTCCTACATGCTGCCCCAGAGCCAGCTCACGTTGCCCGGCCCCCTGGTGCCCACCGCCCCCACCGACCTGATTGCGGCCCTGGGCAAAAACGACCAGAAAATCTACGTGGTGCCCAGCCTGGGGCTGGTGGTCGTGCGCCAGGGCCAGTCGGCGGAGGCGTCCAAGCTGGCCGTGTCCTCGTTCGATACCGAGCTGTGGCGCTACATCATGCAGCTCTACTGCAAGCCCCTGGCCACTACCGACGGCCCCAGCCCGGTGCTGCTGGAGCTCTACCCTAACCCGGCCGGCCAGCAGCTTACCATTCGACCCTACCGCGCCGGCGCTGACCAGCAGTTGCGCTGCACCGACCTGCTGGGCCGCCAGATGAGCCGGCAGCCGCTGCCCGCCGCCGGCCTTACCCTGCCGGTGGCCGCGTGGCCGGCCGGCACCTACCTGGTGCAGGTGCTCGATGCCCGGGGCGCCGTGCTTAGCAGTCAGCGCGTTAGCAAGCAGCCGTAG
- a CDS encoding pirin family protein — translation MQTVLHTADSRGHASHGWLNSYHTFSFAGYSNPSRVHFGVLRVLNDDTVAGGMGFGTHPHDNMEIISIPLSGDLEHKDNMGNHGIIRRGDVQVMSAGTGVAHSEKNHNKDQEVKFLQIWVFPNKRGVPPRYAQQSFRAEDRHNQFQQVISPSPDDAGVWIHQDAWFSLGDFDPGFQTEYQVKKAGNGVYAFVLEGEVTINGQKLHRRDGLGIWDTDSLRIQADSQTQLLLMDVPMSL, via the coding sequence ATGCAAACCGTCCTTCACACTGCCGACTCCCGCGGCCACGCCAGCCACGGCTGGCTCAATTCCTACCACACCTTCAGCTTCGCCGGCTACTCCAACCCCAGCCGGGTGCATTTCGGGGTGCTGCGCGTGCTCAACGACGACACCGTGGCCGGCGGCATGGGCTTCGGCACCCACCCCCACGACAACATGGAAATCATCAGCATTCCGCTGTCGGGCGACCTGGAGCACAAGGATAACATGGGCAACCACGGCATCATCCGGCGCGGCGACGTGCAGGTGATGAGTGCCGGCACGGGCGTGGCCCACAGCGAGAAAAACCACAATAAGGACCAGGAAGTAAAGTTTCTGCAGATCTGGGTGTTCCCCAACAAGCGCGGCGTGCCGCCCCGCTACGCCCAGCAGAGCTTCCGGGCCGAAGACCGCCACAACCAGTTCCAGCAAGTAATTTCGCCCTCGCCCGACGATGCCGGCGTCTGGATTCACCAGGACGCCTGGTTTAGCCTCGGCGACTTCGACCCGGGCTTCCAGACCGAGTATCAGGTCAAAAAGGCCGGCAACGGCGTGTATGCCTTCGTACTGGAAGGCGAGGTGACCATCAATGGCCAGAAGCTGCACCGCCGCGACGGGCTGGGCATCTGGGACACCGACTCGCTCCGCATTCAGGCCGACAGCCAAACCCAGCTGCTGCTGATGGACGTGCCCATGTCGCTGTAG
- a CDS encoding nitroreductase family protein, whose amino-acid sequence MKTAPTTYPVHELIKNRWSPRSFSPQPIAPETLSQVFEAAAWAASAMNEQPWRYIYAHRADTADFQKLVDILMPGNQPWAKNAAVLILSLAKTQYDNGTPNGAALHDLGLANGNLILEATALGLHGHFMGGFERDKAKEVFQLPDNLQPAVMIALGYQGEAELLEEPFLSREKAPRQRKSVAEIAFEGQLPE is encoded by the coding sequence ATGAAAACTGCCCCCACCACCTACCCCGTGCACGAGCTGATTAAGAACCGCTGGAGCCCCCGTTCCTTCTCGCCCCAGCCCATTGCCCCCGAAACCCTGAGCCAGGTGTTTGAAGCCGCCGCCTGGGCCGCCAGCGCCATGAATGAGCAGCCCTGGCGCTACATCTACGCCCACCGCGCCGACACGGCAGACTTCCAGAAATTGGTCGACATTCTGATGCCCGGCAACCAGCCTTGGGCCAAAAACGCCGCCGTGCTTATCCTGTCCCTGGCCAAAACCCAGTACGACAACGGCACGCCCAACGGCGCTGCCCTCCACGACCTGGGTCTGGCCAACGGCAACCTAATTCTGGAAGCCACGGCCCTGGGCCTGCACGGCCACTTCATGGGCGGCTTCGAGCGGGACAAGGCCAAAGAAGTATTCCAGCTGCCCGACAACCTGCAGCCCGCCGTGATGATTGCGCTGGGCTACCAGGGCGAAGCCGAGCTGCTGGAAGAGCCCTTCCTGAGCCGGGAAAAAGCCCCGCGCCAGCGCAAGAGCGTCGCCGAAATTGCCTTCGAGGGCCAGTTGCCGGAGTAA
- a CDS encoding alpha/beta hydrolase family protein, whose product MKVLYFFGTLLFCSLTSSAQDLMYQTPPKAIAALADAPSTPRVSVSSNGQWLLLLDNQDMPGIADLSQPELRIGGLRINPKTNGPSRVSYITKIRLKHLPDGKELLVQGLPAKARISEVTWSPDNTKVAFTHTSDRHVELWLLDVASASARLMPNLFLNSVFGKSYEWVSDSQTLLARAIVGGRGDTPILSPVPMGPTVQENIGRKAPARTYQDLLKNPTDEKLFEFYATAQVVKVSVTGRMQPLGQPGVVQQASPSPNGRYALIKTRHRPFSYTLPYTDFPLQVDIMSMEGLLVKTVADLPLADNVPSSFDAVPTGQRSHGWRDDAPSTLYWVEAQDGGDPKATAPVRDKIFALAAPFETEPQEVAALPLRFRDIIWGNANLALVEGYRWADRKEMTWTLNPTTKTAPVVLFDRSSQDTYTAPGTPYTQRNVTGNEVLATDAKGETLYFIGTGASPEGDRPFVDELDVATKKSTRWWRSEAPYYEVPVTILDLNKRHLITRRESQQEAPNYYLREVKSAKLTPLTKFENPYASVGNLTKQVLKYKRADGVDLTANLYLPYGYKKENGPLPTLMEAYPVEFKNKANAGQVKGSPYAFTRLSWGSPIYWVTQGYAVLQATSIPIVGEGSKEPNDTYVEQLTASAKAAIDEGARLGVVDRKRVAVMGHSYGAFMTANLLAHTDLFRAGIARSGAYNRTLTPFGFQAEERTYWEAPEVYNAMSPFTYADKIKTPLLLIHGEADNNSGTFPLQSERFYNALKGHGATVRYVVLPFEAHGYAARESVMHTLWEMNTWLDKYVKTPAATAAPATPDQSAVGTKTEGN is encoded by the coding sequence ATGAAAGTATTATACTTTTTCGGTACGCTGCTGTTTTGTAGTCTGACCAGCTCGGCGCAGGACCTGATGTACCAGACGCCGCCCAAGGCCATTGCGGCGCTGGCCGATGCGCCCAGCACGCCGCGGGTCAGCGTCTCGTCGAACGGCCAGTGGCTGCTGCTGCTCGACAATCAGGACATGCCCGGCATTGCCGATTTGTCGCAGCCCGAGCTGCGCATCGGCGGGCTGCGCATCAACCCCAAAACCAACGGCCCGAGCCGGGTAAGCTACATCACCAAGATCCGGCTCAAGCACCTGCCCGACGGCAAGGAGCTGCTGGTGCAGGGGCTGCCGGCCAAAGCCCGCATCAGCGAGGTTACCTGGTCGCCGGACAACACGAAGGTGGCCTTCACCCACACCTCCGACCGGCACGTGGAGCTGTGGCTGCTGGACGTGGCCTCGGCCTCGGCCCGCCTGATGCCCAACCTGTTTCTGAACAGCGTGTTCGGCAAATCCTACGAGTGGGTATCGGACAGCCAGACGCTGCTGGCCCGCGCCATCGTGGGCGGCCGGGGCGACACCCCGATTCTGAGTCCCGTGCCGATGGGCCCCACCGTGCAGGAAAACATCGGCCGGAAAGCGCCGGCCCGCACCTACCAGGATCTGCTAAAAAACCCGACCGACGAGAAGCTGTTCGAGTTTTACGCCACGGCCCAGGTCGTGAAGGTGAGCGTGACCGGCCGCATGCAGCCCTTGGGCCAGCCCGGCGTGGTGCAGCAGGCCTCGCCCTCGCCCAACGGCCGCTACGCCCTGATTAAAACCCGCCACCGGCCCTTCTCCTACACCCTACCCTACACCGATTTCCCGCTGCAAGTCGACATTATGAGCATGGAAGGCCTGCTGGTGAAAACCGTGGCCGATCTGCCCCTGGCCGACAACGTGCCCAGCAGCTTCGACGCCGTGCCGACCGGGCAGCGCAGCCACGGCTGGCGCGACGACGCGCCCTCGACCCTGTACTGGGTAGAAGCCCAGGACGGCGGCGACCCGAAAGCTACGGCTCCGGTGCGCGACAAGATCTTCGCGCTGGCCGCACCCTTCGAAACCGAGCCCCAGGAAGTAGCCGCCCTGCCCCTGCGCTTCCGCGACATTATCTGGGGCAACGCCAACCTGGCGCTGGTGGAAGGCTACCGCTGGGCCGACCGCAAGGAAATGACCTGGACGCTGAACCCAACGACCAAAACCGCGCCCGTGGTGCTATTCGACCGGTCGTCGCAGGACACGTACACGGCCCCGGGCACGCCCTATACCCAGCGCAACGTCACCGGCAATGAGGTGCTGGCTACCGATGCCAAGGGCGAAACGCTGTACTTCATCGGCACCGGCGCTTCGCCCGAGGGCGACCGGCCCTTCGTGGACGAGCTGGACGTGGCCACCAAGAAAAGCACCCGCTGGTGGCGCTCCGAAGCCCCGTACTACGAGGTGCCCGTCACGATTCTGGACTTGAACAAGCGCCACCTCATCACGCGGCGCGAGTCGCAGCAGGAAGCACCCAACTACTACCTGCGGGAAGTGAAAAGCGCCAAGCTGACGCCCCTGACCAAGTTTGAGAACCCCTACGCGTCCGTCGGCAACCTCACCAAGCAGGTGCTCAAATACAAGCGCGCCGACGGCGTGGATCTGACCGCCAACCTGTACCTGCCCTACGGCTACAAGAAGGAAAACGGTCCGCTGCCCACCCTGATGGAAGCCTACCCGGTCGAGTTTAAAAACAAGGCCAACGCCGGCCAGGTGAAAGGCTCGCCCTACGCCTTTACCCGCCTGAGCTGGGGCTCGCCCATTTACTGGGTCACGCAGGGCTATGCCGTCTTGCAGGCCACCAGCATTCCGATTGTGGGTGAAGGCAGCAAAGAGCCCAACGACACCTACGTGGAGCAGCTCACGGCCAGCGCCAAAGCCGCCATCGACGAAGGAGCCCGCCTGGGCGTGGTCGACCGGAAGCGGGTGGCGGTGATGGGCCACTCCTACGGGGCTTTCATGACGGCCAACCTGCTGGCCCACACCGACCTGTTCAGGGCCGGTATTGCCCGCAGCGGCGCCTACAACCGCACCCTGACGCCCTTCGGCTTCCAGGCCGAGGAGCGCACATATTGGGAAGCCCCGGAGGTGTACAACGCCATGTCGCCCTTCACCTACGCCGACAAAATCAAGACGCCGCTGCTGCTGATTCACGGCGAGGCCGACAACAACTCGGGCACGTTCCCGCTGCAGAGTGAGCGGTTCTACAACGCCCTGAAAGGCCACGGGGCCACGGTGCGCTACGTGGTGCTGCCCTTCGAAGCCCACGGCTACGCGGCCCGCGAGTCGGTGATGCACACGCTGTGGGAAATGAACACCTGGCTCGACAAGTACGTGAAAACGCCCGCCGCCACGGCGGCCCCCGCCACTCCCGACCAAAGTGCCGTCGGCACAAAAACCGAAGGCAACTAA
- a CDS encoding OmpA family protein — protein sequence MRLHLTSPKALVLGLTLLAAAPRDGFSQNAEKKTGLSLYGSTLQYHGDHGSEWFNNDKIEFGAGLKIGRYLTPGIDLGLDMSYGEMAFSADPPKNRAQAFSGFRANVVNIGIPVTFKLNNGWAFKEDAFFAPYLSLAPGIFFASTDRFKVNGGTPDNRDLYAFDIHGAAGIRLNFSSSVSAFIQTGQHYILTDQIDGITLKGNINDRYLQHTAGLTFNFGKTIDTDGDGVGDKKDKCPGTPTGVAVDANGCPLDGDGDGVPDYQDKCPTEKGLATLEGCPDRDGDGVRDGDDACPDTPGKAELKGCPDADNDGVIDSADKCPNTPAGVAVDATGCPLDKDGDGVPDYLDRCPNRPGPASNKGCPEMKVEEKKKLQEATKYIQFEFDKATLKPISFPTLNGLVQILNDYPDYSLGISAHADNKGDDAYNLRLSDARAASARTYMLSKGIAADRIVSHGYGETKPIADNATEAGRAINRRVEFDVYLPGDPNPAETKYGVAPEIPAAPVKAAPVKKAPVKKAPVRKAAPRRK from the coding sequence ATGAGACTACACCTTACCTCCCCGAAAGCCTTGGTGCTGGGGCTCACGCTGCTAGCCGCCGCTCCGCGGGACGGATTCAGCCAGAACGCCGAGAAAAAAACCGGCCTCAGCCTCTACGGTTCCACGCTGCAGTACCACGGCGACCATGGTTCCGAATGGTTCAACAACGACAAGATTGAGTTCGGCGCGGGTCTGAAGATCGGGCGCTACCTCACGCCGGGCATCGACCTGGGTCTGGACATGAGCTACGGCGAAATGGCCTTCTCGGCCGATCCGCCCAAAAACCGCGCACAGGCTTTCAGCGGCTTCCGTGCCAACGTGGTCAACATCGGTATTCCCGTTACTTTCAAGCTCAACAACGGCTGGGCGTTCAAGGAAGATGCCTTCTTCGCGCCCTACCTGAGCCTGGCGCCCGGCATCTTCTTCGCTAGTACCGACCGGTTTAAAGTAAACGGCGGCACGCCCGACAACCGCGACCTGTACGCCTTCGATATCCACGGGGCCGCCGGTATTCGCCTGAACTTCTCATCGAGCGTGTCGGCCTTCATCCAGACCGGCCAGCACTACATTCTGACCGACCAGATTGACGGCATCACGCTGAAAGGCAACATCAACGACCGGTATTTGCAGCACACCGCCGGCCTGACCTTCAACTTCGGCAAAACCATCGACACCGATGGGGACGGCGTAGGCGACAAAAAGGACAAATGCCCCGGTACGCCGACTGGCGTGGCCGTGGATGCGAACGGCTGCCCCCTCGATGGCGACGGCGACGGTGTTCCGGATTACCAGGATAAGTGCCCCACCGAAAAAGGCCTGGCCACGCTGGAAGGCTGCCCCGACCGTGACGGTGACGGTGTGCGCGACGGCGACGACGCCTGCCCCGATACCCCCGGCAAGGCGGAGCTGAAAGGCTGCCCCGACGCCGACAACGACGGCGTGATTGACTCGGCCGATAAGTGCCCCAACACCCCCGCCGGCGTCGCCGTAGACGCTACCGGCTGCCCCTTGGATAAAGACGGCGACGGTGTACCGGATTATCTGGACCGCTGCCCCAACCGTCCCGGCCCTGCCTCGAACAAAGGCTGCCCCGAAATGAAGGTGGAAGAGAAGAAAAAGCTCCAGGAAGCCACTAAGTACATCCAGTTCGAATTCGACAAGGCCACGCTGAAGCCGATTTCGTTCCCGACCCTGAACGGCCTGGTGCAGATCCTGAACGACTACCCCGACTACTCGCTGGGCATCTCGGCCCACGCCGACAACAAGGGTGATGATGCCTACAACCTGCGTCTGTCGGATGCCCGCGCCGCCTCGGCCCGCACCTACATGCTCAGCAAGGGCATTGCTGCCGACCGTATCGTGTCGCATGGCTACGGCGAAACCAAGCCGATTGCCGACAACGCTACCGAAGCTGGCCGCGCCATCAACCGCCGCGTAGAGTTCGACGTGTACCTGCCCGGCGACCCGAACCCGGCCGAAACCAAGTATGGTGTAGCCCCCGAGATTCCCGCCGCGCCGGTGAAAGCCGCGCCCGTGAAAAAGGCCCCGGTGAAAAAAGCGCCGGTCCGCAAAGCCGCCCCCCGCAGAAAGTAA
- a CDS encoding OsmC family protein: MPTLRGQIGTEPYRTRITSDGGHELLADEPLDEGGHNLGPTPGELLAASLSACTCITVRMYADRKQWPLTGLEAHVTFERTATHVVPQLHCELHLQGALTDEQRQRLLKIAELCPIHKTLMGAVPITTQLG, translated from the coding sequence ATGCCCACGCTCCGAGGCCAGATCGGCACCGAACCCTACCGCACGCGCATCACCTCCGACGGCGGCCACGAGCTGCTGGCCGACGAGCCCCTGGACGAGGGCGGCCACAACCTGGGCCCCACGCCCGGCGAGCTGCTGGCCGCTTCGCTCAGCGCCTGCACCTGCATTACGGTGCGCATGTACGCCGACCGCAAGCAGTGGCCCCTCACCGGCCTGGAAGCCCACGTCACCTTCGAGCGTACCGCCACCCACGTCGTGCCCCAGCTGCACTGCGAGCTGCACTTGCAGGGCGCGCTGACCGACGAGCAGCGGCAGCGCCTGCTGAAGATTGCCGAGCTGTGCCCCATCCACAAAACCCTCATGGGTGCCGTCCCGATTACGACGCAGCTCGGCTAA